The following are encoded together in the Glycine soja cultivar W05 chromosome 5, ASM419377v2, whole genome shotgun sequence genome:
- the LOC114411242 gene encoding uncharacterized protein LOC114411242, translating to MPLYAKILKDMFTKKNRYIHSDRIIVEGNCSAMIQRILPPKHKDPGVVTIPCSISEVVVGKTLIDLGASINLMPLSMCRRLGEIEIIPTRMTLQLVDRSITSPYGFIEDVLVKVKHLIFPADFMVMDIEEDPDIPIILGCPFMSMTNYIVDMGKGKLELSMEG from the coding sequence atgcccctctatgccAAAATTTTGAAGGATATGTTTACCAAGAAGAACCggtacatccatagtgacaGAATTATTGTGGAAGGTAACTGTAGTGCTATGATTCAACGCAttcttccacccaagcacaaagatcctggagtTGTCACGATACCGTGTTCTATTAGTGAGGTTGTTGTAGGCAAAactctcatagacttgggagctagtatcaatttaatgcctctTTCCATGTGCCGGCgacttggagagatagagataattCCTACACGCATGACCCTCCAATTAGTTGACCGCTCCATTACAAGTCCATACGGAttcattgaagatgttttggtgaaggttaAACACCTTATATTTCCAGCTGATTTCATGGTTATGGATATAGAGGAAGATCCTGACATTCCCATAATATTGGGCTGCCCTTTTATGTCCATGACCAACTACATAGTAGATATGGGGAAAGGCAAACTAGAATTGAGCATGGAGGGTTAG
- the LOC114411494 gene encoding dnaJ protein P58IPK homolog B-like, producing MAQSALETTQSFYDSGNFSKSLEYIDKVVLVFSSTCNKAKLLKVKVLIADKEYENAIAESGFLLKEDENNLEAFLLRGRAHYYLADHDVATRHFHKGLRLDPEHSELKKAYFGLKNLLKKSKSAKDNASKGKLRMAVEEFKAALAVDPIHLAHNVHLHLGLCKVLVKLGRGKDALDSCSEAFKIDEELVEALVQSGEAKLLTEDWEGAMEDLRSAAQKSP from the exons ATG GCTCAAAGTGCTTTGGAAACAACTCAGTCCTTCTATGATTCGGGCAACTTCTCAAAATCTTTGGAATACATTGATAAAGttgttcttgttttttcttcaacttGCAATAAG GCTAAGCTTCTTAAAGTGAAAGTGTTAATTGCTGATAAAGAGTATGAGAATGCTATTGCCGAGTCTGGTTTTCTTCTTAAGgaagatgaaaataatttagaggCATTTTTGTTACGTGGTCGTGCACATTACTATTTAGCTGATCATGATGTTGCCACGAG GCATTTTCATAAAGGTCTCCGCCTAGATCCAGAGCATAGTGAACTAAAAAAGGCATATTTTGGATTGAAAAATCTACTCAAAAAGAGTAAAAGT GCTAAAGATAATGCTAGTAAGGGTAAACTACGCATGGCAGTGGAGGAATTCAAAGCTGCACTTGCTGTTGACCCTATACATCTTGCACACAATGTACATCTTCATCTTGGCTTATGTAAAGTGCTAGTCAAGCTTGGCAGAGGAAAAGATGCCTTGGACAGTTGTAGTGAAGCTTTTAAGATTGATGAGGAGCTTGTGGAAGCTCTTGTTCAG AGTGGAGAAGCTAAACTCTTAACAGAAGATTGGGAGGGAGCTATGGAGGATCTGAGATCAGCTGCTCAAAAATCGCCTTAG